Proteins encoded within one genomic window of [Enterobacter] lignolyticus SCF1:
- a CDS encoding MurR/RpiR family transcriptional regulator, whose product MFSHAAVASLNNLEMMVYHYVIKNRDKVMYMTIRELSDAAGVSTTTVLRFCRKLGCEGYSEFRVRFKLYLEQNEPQQSNFGASEIISFFKGVNNDEFDTLLDRAVDIILSSERIIFVGAGTSGALAKYGARFFSNVGKFSNHIDDPYFPVTNDMAKNALAIVLSVSGETEEILRFASQFSLHHCKVLSITSHERSRLAKLADFNLSWHIPQTRIGGVYDITTQIPVIYILESLGRKLAKKLAE is encoded by the coding sequence ATTTTTTCCCACGCCGCTGTCGCCAGTCTCAACAATCTTGAGATGATGGTCTACCACTATGTCATCAAAAATCGTGACAAGGTCATGTATATGACCATTCGCGAGCTTTCCGATGCGGCCGGGGTTTCCACGACGACGGTGCTGCGCTTTTGTCGCAAGCTGGGCTGTGAGGGATACTCGGAATTCCGCGTACGATTTAAATTATATTTAGAGCAAAACGAACCCCAGCAGAGCAATTTCGGCGCCAGTGAAATTATCAGTTTTTTCAAGGGCGTCAACAACGACGAGTTTGATACGCTGCTGGATCGCGCCGTCGATATTATATTATCGTCAGAGCGTATTATATTTGTCGGTGCGGGCACTTCAGGGGCCCTGGCAAAATATGGCGCACGCTTTTTCTCTAACGTCGGAAAATTCAGCAACCATATTGACGACCCTTATTTCCCAGTGACGAACGATATGGCGAAAAATGCGCTGGCGATCGTGCTTTCCGTTTCCGGCGAAACGGAGGAGATCCTGCGTTTCGCCAGCCAGTTCAGCCTGCACCACTGCAAGGTGCTGTCCATCACCAGCCATGAACGCTCACGCCTCGCGAAGCTTGCCGATTTTAATCTCTCCTGGCATATTCCGCAAACGCGCATCGGCGGCGTCTACGATATTACCACGCAAATACCGGTTATTTATATTCTGGAGTCGCTTGGCCGCAAGCTGGCGAAGAAGCTGGCAGAATAA
- the yqfB gene encoding N(4)-acetylcytidine aminohydrolase produces MAPNDITFFQRFQEDILAGRKTITIRDASESHFKTGDVLRTGRYEDDVYFCTIEVTGTSTVTLDTLTDTHAQQENMTLRQLRTVIEEIYPGQNQFYVIEFKCL; encoded by the coding sequence ATGGCGCCAAACGACATCACTTTTTTTCAGCGCTTTCAGGAAGACATCCTGGCCGGACGTAAAACGATAACCATCCGTGACGCCAGCGAGTCCCATTTCAAAACCGGCGACGTCCTGCGCACAGGACGCTATGAAGACGACGTCTACTTTTGCACGATAGAGGTCACCGGTACTTCAACCGTTACGCTGGATACGCTGACCGACACCCACGCGCAGCAGGAAAATATGACCCTCCGCCAGCTGCGCACCGTGATTGAAGAGATCTACCCCGGACAGAATCAGTTTTATGTTATTGAATTTAAATGTCTTTAA
- the trhA gene encoding PAQR family membrane homeostasis protein TrhA produces the protein MVRKPLITQGYSLAEEIANSISHGIGLVFGIVGLVLLLVQAVDARASAMAIASYSLYGGSMILLFLASTLYHAIPYQRAKVWLKKFDHCAIYLLIAGTYTPFLLVGLDSPLARGLMIVIWSLALLGILFKLTIAHRFKILSLVTYLTMGWLSLIVVYQLAVKLAAGGVTLLAVGGIVYSLGVIFYVCKRIPYNHAIWHGFVLGGSVCHFLAIYLYVGQA, from the coding sequence ATGGTTCGTAAACCATTAATTACACAGGGCTATTCTTTGGCAGAGGAAATTGCCAACAGCATCAGCCACGGCATTGGACTGGTGTTTGGTATCGTCGGCCTGGTGCTGTTGCTGGTACAGGCCGTTGACGCCCGCGCCAGCGCGATGGCGATCGCCAGCTACAGTTTGTACGGCGGCAGCATGATCCTGCTGTTTCTGGCATCCACGCTGTATCATGCTATTCCGTATCAGCGGGCGAAGGTATGGCTTAAAAAATTCGACCATTGCGCCATTTATCTGCTTATTGCCGGTACCTATACGCCGTTTCTGCTGGTGGGCCTGGATTCCCCTCTGGCGCGCGGGCTGATGATTGTTATCTGGAGCCTTGCGCTGCTTGGGATCCTGTTCAAGCTGACCATTGCGCACCGCTTTAAAATTCTCTCGCTGGTGACCTATTTAACCATGGGGTGGCTGTCGCTCATCGTGGTGTATCAGCTGGCGGTGAAGCTGGCGGCGGGAGGCGTGACGCTGTTGGCGGTTGGCGGGATAGTGTATTCGCTGGGCGTCATTTTCTACGTCTGCAAGCGTATCCCATATAATCACGCTATCTGGCACGGCTTTGTGCTCGGCGGCAGCGTATGCCATTTTCTGGCGATTTATCTGTACGTCGGGCAGGCGTAA
- the ygfZ gene encoding tRNA-modifying protein YgfZ, translating to MAFTPFPPRQPSASARLPLTLMTLDDWALATITGQDSEKYLQGQVTADVAQLTEHQHLLVAHCDAKGKMWSNLRLFRQQEGFAWIERRSVRDAQLTELKKYAVFSKVAIAPNDDRVLLGVAGFQARAALANLFSQLPDRDMPAVTENDSTLLWFEHPAERFLLIVSADAAERVADALRGEAQRNNSQQWLALNIEAGLPVIDPANSAQFIPQATNLQALGGISFKKGCYTGQEMVARAKFRGANKRALWYLAGAAHRVPEAGEELELKMGDNWRRTGSVLAAVALDDGRLLVQVVMNNDMEPDSIFRVRDDANSTLRIEPLPYSLEE from the coding sequence ATGGCTTTTACTCCATTTCCTCCGCGTCAGCCTTCAGCGTCTGCCCGTCTGCCGTTGACCCTGATGACGCTCGACGACTGGGCGCTGGCAACCATCACCGGCCAGGACAGCGAAAAATATCTTCAGGGTCAGGTGACGGCAGACGTCGCGCAGCTGACCGAACATCAGCACCTGCTGGTGGCGCATTGCGATGCCAAAGGCAAAATGTGGAGCAACCTGCGCCTGTTCCGCCAGCAGGAGGGCTTTGCCTGGATCGAGCGCCGCAGCGTACGGGACGCGCAGCTGACGGAGCTGAAAAAGTACGCGGTATTCTCCAAAGTGGCTATCGCCCCGAACGATGACCGGGTACTGCTGGGCGTCGCGGGTTTCCAGGCGCGCGCCGCGCTGGCCAACCTGTTCAGCCAACTGCCGGACCGCGATATGCCAGCGGTCACCGAGAACGACAGCACCCTGCTGTGGTTTGAACACCCGGCCGAGCGTTTTCTGCTGATCGTCTCAGCCGACGCCGCCGAACGCGTTGCCGACGCGCTGCGCGGCGAAGCGCAGCGAAACAACAGCCAGCAGTGGCTGGCCTTGAATATTGAAGCCGGTCTGCCGGTTATCGACCCTGCCAACAGCGCGCAGTTTATCCCGCAGGCGACCAATCTTCAGGCGCTGGGCGGCATCAGCTTCAAAAAAGGCTGCTATACCGGCCAGGAGATGGTGGCGCGGGCGAAATTCCGCGGCGCCAACAAGCGCGCGCTGTGGTATCTGGCGGGCGCTGCCCACCGCGTACCGGAAGCCGGTGAAGAGCTTGAGCTGAAAATGGGCGACAACTGGCGGCGCACCGGTAGCGTACTTGCCGCCGTAGCGCTTGATGACGGACGCCTGCTGGTGCAGGTGGTGATGAATAACGATATGGAGCCGGACAGCATTTTCCGCGTCCGCGATGACGCGAACAGCACGCTGCGGATCGAGCCGCTTCCCTATTCGTTAGAAGAGTAA
- the sdhE gene encoding FAD assembly factor SdhE, producing the protein MDITNKARIHWACRRGMRELDISIMPFFEYEYDTLSDSDKQLFIRLLECDDPDLFNWLMNHGKPADAELQRMVQLIQTRNRERGPVAI; encoded by the coding sequence ATGGACATTACTAATAAAGCCCGTATCCATTGGGCATGCCGCCGCGGTATGCGTGAGCTCGATATTTCCATCATGCCGTTCTTTGAATATGAATACGACACGTTGAGCGACAGCGATAAGCAGCTCTTTATTCGCCTTCTGGAGTGCGACGACCCCGATCTTTTCAACTGGCTGATGAACCACGGGAAGCCAGCGGACGCGGAACTGCAAAGGATGGTGCAACTCATTCAGACACGGAATCGGGAACGTGGTCCTGTGGCAATCTGA
- a CDS encoding protein YgfX, which yields MVLWQSDLRVSWRAQWVSLLLHGLVAAAILLMPWPLSYTPLWLVLLSLVVFDCVRSQRRINARQGEIKLLMDSRLRWHNQEWEILGTPWIIKSGMMLRLRRIGSYKRIHLWIAADSMDAGEWRDLRRTISQQPAQQ from the coding sequence GTGGTCCTGTGGCAATCTGATCTTCGCGTCTCCTGGCGCGCTCAGTGGGTGTCTCTGCTGCTCCACGGCCTGGTGGCGGCGGCGATATTGCTGATGCCCTGGCCGCTGAGCTACACCCCGCTCTGGCTGGTGCTCCTGTCGCTGGTGGTGTTCGACTGCGTTCGCAGCCAGCGCCGCATCAACGCCCGTCAGGGGGAAATCAAGCTGCTGATGGATTCCCGCCTGCGCTGGCATAACCAGGAGTGGGAAATTCTTGGCACCCCCTGGATCATCAAAAGTGGGATGATGCTGCGCTTACGCAGAATCGGAAGCTACAAGAGAATACACCTGTGGATTGCGGCTGACAGCATGGATGCCGGAGAGTGGCGGGATTTGCGCCGGACAATATCGCAGCAGCCGGCGCAGCAGTAG
- the fldB gene encoding flavodoxin FldB: MKIGLFYGSSTCYTEMAAEKIRDIIGPELVTLHNLKDDSPQLMEQYDVLILGIPTWDFGEIQEDWEAVWEQLDTLKLEGKIIAMYGMGDQLGYGEWFLDALGMLHDKLVTKAVKIIGYWPTEGYEFTSKKPVIADGQLFVGLALDETNQYDLSDERLQSWCEQILGEMAEQFS, encoded by the coding sequence ATGAAAATTGGCCTGTTTTATGGTTCCAGCACCTGCTATACGGAAATGGCAGCGGAAAAAATCCGCGACATTATCGGCCCGGAGCTGGTGACGCTACACAACCTGAAGGATGATTCCCCGCAGCTGATGGAGCAGTACGACGTGCTGATCCTCGGCATTCCAACCTGGGATTTCGGTGAAATCCAGGAAGACTGGGAAGCGGTCTGGGAGCAGTTGGATACGCTGAAGCTTGAGGGTAAAATCATTGCGATGTACGGTATGGGCGACCAGCTCGGCTACGGCGAATGGTTCCTGGACGCGCTCGGCATGCTGCATGACAAGCTGGTGACTAAGGCGGTGAAAATCATCGGCTACTGGCCGACCGAAGGCTACGAATTTACGAGCAAAAAGCCGGTTATCGCCGACGGTCAGCTGTTTGTCGGCCTGGCGCTGGACGAAACCAATCAATACGATCTGAGCGATGAGCGCCTGCAAAGCTGGTGCGAGCAGATTCTTGGCGAAATGGCCGAACAGTTTTCCTGA
- the xerD gene encoding site-specific tyrosine recombinase XerD: MEKDLAQIEQFLDALWLEKNLAENTLSAYRRDLTMVAAWLQHRGLSLETAQPGDLQNLLAERVDGGYKATSSARLLSAMRRLFQHLYREKIRPDDPSAQLASPKLPQRLPKDLSEAQVDRLLQAPLVDQPLELRDKAMLEVLYATGLRVSELVGLSMSDISLRQGVVRVIGKGNKERLVPLGEEAVYWLENYLEHGRPWLLNGVSIDVLFPSQRAQQMTRQTFWHRIKHYARLAGIDSEKLSPHVLRHAFATHLLNHGADLRVVQMLLGHSDLSTTQIYTHVATERLRQLHQQHHPRA; encoded by the coding sequence GTGGAAAAGGATCTCGCACAAATAGAGCAATTTCTTGATGCGCTGTGGCTTGAGAAGAACCTGGCCGAGAATACGCTAAGCGCCTATCGTCGCGATCTGACCATGGTGGCGGCATGGCTGCAGCATCGTGGGCTATCGCTGGAAACGGCGCAACCCGGCGATCTGCAAAACCTGCTGGCCGAACGCGTGGACGGCGGCTACAAGGCGACCAGTTCGGCGCGGCTGCTCAGCGCCATGCGCCGCCTGTTTCAGCACCTCTACCGGGAAAAAATCCGTCCGGACGATCCCAGCGCGCAGCTGGCGTCGCCCAAGCTGCCGCAGCGGTTGCCAAAAGATCTGAGCGAAGCCCAGGTCGATCGCCTGCTGCAGGCGCCGCTGGTGGATCAGCCGCTGGAGCTGCGCGATAAAGCGATGCTCGAAGTGCTTTACGCCACCGGGCTTCGCGTTTCTGAGCTGGTGGGCCTGTCGATGAGCGATATCAGCCTGCGTCAGGGCGTGGTCAGGGTCATTGGCAAAGGCAACAAAGAGCGGCTGGTGCCGCTTGGCGAAGAGGCGGTCTACTGGCTGGAGAACTATCTGGAACATGGGCGTCCGTGGCTGCTCAACGGCGTCTCCATCGATGTGCTGTTTCCCAGCCAGCGAGCGCAACAGATGACGCGACAAACGTTCTGGCATCGGATAAAACATTATGCCCGGCTGGCGGGGATCGACAGCGAAAAGCTGTCGCCGCACGTCCTTCGCCACGCGTTTGCGACGCATCTGCTGAACCACGGCGCGGATCTGCGCGTGGTGCAGATGCTGCTGGGGCATAGCGATCTTTCCACTACGCAGATTTATACGCACGTCGCCACCGAGCGGCTGCGTCAACTTCATCAACAGCATCACCCGCGGGCGTGA
- the dsbC gene encoding bifunctional protein-disulfide isomerase/oxidoreductase DsbC, whose translation MKKGLLTFSLLAAALSGAAHADDAAIRQSLAKLGVQSTDIQPAPVAGMKTVLTNSGVLYVTDDGKHVIQGPMYDVSGAQPVNVTNTLLVGKLNALEKEMIVYKAPQEKHVITVFTDITCGYCHKLHEEIKDYNALGITVRYLAFPRQGVQSQAEQDMKAIWCAKDRNKAFDDAMSGKGVQAASCNIDIANHYALGVQFGVNGTPAIVLNDGYVVPGYQGPKEMKAFLDEHQKQTSGK comes from the coding sequence ATGAAAAAAGGTTTACTGACATTCTCTTTGCTGGCCGCCGCGCTGTCCGGCGCCGCGCACGCTGACGATGCCGCCATTCGCCAGTCGCTGGCTAAACTGGGTGTGCAGAGCACGGATATTCAACCTGCGCCGGTTGCCGGTATGAAAACGGTGCTGACCAACAGCGGCGTGCTGTACGTGACCGACGACGGTAAACACGTCATTCAGGGGCCGATGTACGACGTCAGCGGCGCTCAGCCGGTGAACGTCACCAACACGCTGCTGGTTGGCAAGCTGAACGCGCTGGAAAAAGAGATGATCGTCTACAAGGCGCCGCAGGAAAAACACGTCATTACCGTGTTTACCGACATCACCTGCGGCTATTGCCACAAGCTGCATGAAGAGATAAAGGACTATAACGCGCTGGGGATCACCGTACGCTATCTGGCGTTCCCGCGTCAGGGCGTGCAGAGCCAGGCGGAGCAGGATATGAAGGCTATCTGGTGCGCGAAAGATCGCAATAAAGCCTTTGACGACGCCATGAGCGGCAAAGGCGTCCAGGCGGCGAGCTGCAATATCGATATCGCCAACCACTACGCGCTGGGCGTGCAGTTTGGCGTCAACGGCACCCCGGCCATCGTTCTTAACGATGGCTACGTGGTGCCAGGCTATCAGGGACCGAAGGAAATGAAAGCGTTCCTGGACGAACATCAGAAACAGACCAGCGGTAAGTAA
- the recJ gene encoding single-stranded-DNA-specific exonuclease RecJ, which yields MKQPIPLRRREVDESADLPADLPPLLRRLYASRGVRTAADLERSVKGMLPWQQLNGVEKAVEMLYGALREGVRIIVVGDFDADGATSTALSVLSLRALGCRNVSYLVPNRFEDGYGLSPEVVEQAHARGAQMIVTVDNGISSHAGVERAHALGIPVLVTDHHLPGDTLPDADAIINPNLRDCEFPSKSLAGVGVAFYLMLALRTCLRDKGWFDEQGIAPPNLAELLDLVALGTVADVVPLDANNRILTWQGLSRIRAGKCRPGIKALLEVSNRDAQKLAASDLGFALGPRLNAAGRLDDMSVGVALLLCDNIGEARMLASELDALNQTRKEIEQGMQAEALALCEKLEHSHETLPGGLAMYHPEWHQGVVGILASRIKERFHRPVIAFAPAGDGTLKGSGRSIQGLHMRDALERLDTLFPGLMLKFGGHAMAAGLSLEEAKFAEFQRRFGELVTEWLDPSLLQGEIVSDGPLSPSDMTLEVAQLLRDAGPWGQMFPEPLFDGRFRLLQQRLVGERHLKVMVEPVGGGPLLDGIAFNIDTACWPDNGVREVELAYKLDINEFRGNRSVQLIIDNIWAG from the coding sequence GTGAAACAACCAATTCCCCTGCGGCGTCGGGAGGTCGATGAAAGCGCCGACCTTCCGGCAGACCTGCCGCCGCTGTTAAGACGGCTGTATGCCAGCCGAGGCGTGCGTACAGCCGCCGATCTGGAGCGCAGCGTGAAAGGCATGCTGCCCTGGCAGCAGCTGAACGGCGTCGAAAAAGCCGTTGAAATGCTCTACGGCGCGCTTCGCGAAGGCGTGCGGATTATCGTCGTCGGCGACTTTGACGCCGACGGCGCGACCAGCACCGCGCTGAGCGTCCTGAGCCTGCGCGCGCTGGGCTGCCGCAACGTGTCGTATCTGGTGCCGAATCGCTTTGAGGACGGCTATGGGCTGAGTCCGGAGGTGGTCGAACAGGCCCACGCTCGCGGCGCTCAGATGATAGTGACCGTTGATAACGGCATCTCGTCTCACGCGGGCGTTGAGCGCGCCCATGCGCTCGGGATCCCGGTGCTGGTGACCGATCACCATCTGCCGGGCGACACGCTGCCGGACGCGGACGCCATCATTAACCCCAACCTGCGTGACTGCGAGTTTCCCTCCAAATCGCTGGCGGGTGTCGGCGTGGCTTTTTATCTGATGCTGGCGCTGCGTACCTGTCTTCGCGATAAGGGCTGGTTTGACGAGCAGGGGATCGCGCCGCCGAACCTGGCGGAGCTGCTGGACCTCGTGGCGCTTGGCACGGTGGCGGACGTTGTTCCGCTTGATGCCAACAACCGTATTTTGACCTGGCAGGGGCTGAGCCGTATTCGCGCCGGCAAGTGCCGTCCGGGGATTAAAGCGCTGCTTGAGGTCTCGAACCGCGACGCGCAAAAGCTTGCCGCCAGCGACCTCGGCTTTGCGCTCGGCCCGCGCCTGAACGCGGCGGGACGGCTGGACGATATGTCCGTTGGCGTGGCGCTGCTGCTGTGCGACAACATCGGCGAAGCCCGAATGCTTGCCAGCGAGCTTGATGCGCTGAACCAGACGCGTAAAGAGATTGAGCAGGGCATGCAGGCCGAAGCGCTGGCGCTGTGTGAAAAGCTTGAACACAGCCACGAAACGTTGCCCGGCGGCCTCGCGATGTATCACCCGGAGTGGCATCAGGGCGTGGTCGGCATTCTGGCCTCGCGAATCAAAGAACGTTTCCATCGGCCGGTCATCGCATTCGCTCCGGCGGGCGACGGTACGCTGAAAGGGTCGGGCCGCTCCATTCAGGGGCTGCATATGCGCGATGCGCTGGAGCGCCTCGATACGCTGTTCCCGGGTCTGATGCTCAAGTTTGGCGGTCACGCGATGGCGGCGGGATTGTCGCTGGAAGAGGCTAAATTCGCCGAGTTTCAGCGTCGTTTTGGCGAACTGGTGACCGAATGGCTGGATCCGTCGCTGCTGCAGGGGGAGATTGTTTCCGACGGCCCGCTGTCGCCATCGGATATGACGCTTGAAGTGGCGCAGCTGTTGCGCGATGCTGGTCCCTGGGGGCAAATGTTCCCGGAGCCGCTGTTCGACGGACGCTTTCGTCTGCTTCAGCAGCGGCTGGTCGGCGAACGGCACCTGAAGGTGATGGTGGAGCCGGTCGGCGGCGGCCCGCTGTTGGACGGTATTGCGTTTAATATCGACACTGCCTGCTGGCCGGATAACGGCGTGCGCGAAGTTGAGCTGGCCTACAAGCTGGATATTAACGAATTTCGTGGCAACCGGAGCGTACAGCTGATCATTGACAACATCTGGGCGGGTTAA
- the prfB gene encoding peptide chain release factor 2 (programmed frameshift), which yields MFEINPVKNRIQDLTERSDVLRGYLDYDAKKERLEEVNAELEQPDVWNEPERAQALGKERSSLEAIVDTLNQMAQGLEDVSGLLELAVEADDEETFNEAVAELDVLEEKLAQLEFRRMFSGEYDSADCYLDIQAGSGGTEAQDWASMLLRMYLRWAEARGFKTEVIEESEGEVAGLKSATIKISGDYAYGWLRTETGVHRLVRKSPFDSGGRRHTSFSSAFVYPEVDDDIDIEINPADLRIDVYRASGAGGQHVNRTESAVRITHIPSGLVTQCQNDRSQHKNKDQAMKQMKAKLYELEMQKKNAEKQAMEDTKSDIGWGSQIRSYVLDDSRIKDLRTGVETRNTQAVLDGSLDQFIEASLKAGL from the exons ATGTTTGAAATTAATCCGGTAAAAAACCGAATTCAGGACCTCACGGAGCGCTCAGACGTTCTTAGGGGGTATCTT GACTATGATGCCAAGAAAGAGCGTCTCGAAGAAGTAAACGCCGAGCTGGAACAACCGGACGTCTGGAACGAGCCTGAGCGCGCGCAGGCGTTGGGGAAAGAGCGTTCCTCTCTGGAAGCTATCGTCGATACATTGAATCAAATGGCGCAGGGGCTGGAAGATGTCTCCGGTCTGCTGGAGCTCGCCGTCGAAGCCGACGACGAAGAAACCTTTAACGAAGCCGTTGCCGAACTGGACGTGCTGGAAGAGAAGCTGGCCCAGCTCGAATTCCGCCGTATGTTCTCCGGCGAGTACGACAGCGCCGACTGCTATCTCGATATCCAGGCCGGTTCCGGCGGTACGGAAGCGCAGGACTGGGCGAGCATGCTGCTGCGTATGTATCTGCGCTGGGCGGAAGCGCGCGGTTTCAAAACCGAAGTGATTGAAGAGTCTGAAGGCGAAGTCGCGGGCCTGAAATCGGCGACGATCAAAATTTCCGGCGATTACGCCTACGGCTGGTTGCGTACTGAAACCGGCGTACATCGCCTGGTGCGTAAGAGCCCGTTCGACTCCGGCGGCCGCCGCCACACCTCCTTCAGTTCCGCGTTTGTGTACCCGGAAGTGGATGACGATATCGATATCGAAATCAACCCGGCGGACCTGCGTATCGACGTTTACCGCGCCTCAGGGGCGGGCGGTCAGCACGTTAACCGTACGGAATCTGCGGTACGTATTACCCACATTCCGAGCGGGCTGGTGACGCAGTGTCAGAACGACCGCTCACAGCACAAGAACAAAGACCAGGCCATGAAGCAGATGAAAGCGAAGCTTTATGAGCTGGAGATGCAGAAGAAGAATGCCGAGAAGCAGGCGATGGAAGACACCAAGTCCGATATCGGCTGGGGTAGCCAGATTCGTTCCTATGTCCTGGACGACTCGCGCATCAAAGATCTGCGTACTGGTGTAGAGACCCGCAATACCCAGGCCGTGCTGGACGGCAGCCTGGACCAATTTATCGAAGCAAGTTTGAAAGCAGGGTTATGA
- the lysS gene encoding lysine--tRNA ligase, translated as MSEIQAQGADEAIDLNNELKSRREKLAALREEQAVAFPNDFRRDHTSDQLHSEFDAKENEELESLNVEVSVAGRMMTRRIMGKASFVTLQDVGGRIQLYAARDDLPEGVYNDQFKKWDLGDIIAARGKLFKTKTGELSIHCTELRLLTKALRPLPDKFHGLQDQEARYRQRYLDLIANDESRNTFKIRSQILAGMRKFMVGRGFMEVETPMMQVIPGGASARPFITHHNALDMDMYLRIAPELYLKRLVVGGFERVFEINRNFRNEGISVRHNPEFTMMELYMAYADYKDLIELTESLFRTLAQDVLGKTEVPYGEHTFDFGKPFVKLTMREAIKKYRPETNMADLDNFDAAKAIAESIGIHVEKSWGLGRIVTEIFDEVAEAHLIQPTFITEYPAEVSPLARRNDVNPEITDRFEFFIGGREIGNGFSELNDAEDQAQRFLDQVNAKAAGDDEAMFYDEDYVTALEHGLPPTAGLGIGIDRMVMLFTNSHTIRDVILFPALRPVK; from the coding sequence ATGTCTGAAATACAAGCACAAGGTGCCGATGAGGCCATTGACCTTAATAATGAACTGAAATCCCGTCGTGAAAAGCTGGCTGCCCTGCGTGAAGAGCAGGCTGTCGCGTTCCCGAACGATTTCCGTCGCGATCATACCTCTGACCAATTGCACTCTGAATTCGATGCCAAGGAAAACGAGGAACTCGAATCCCTGAACGTTGAAGTCTCTGTTGCTGGTCGTATGATGACCCGCCGCATTATGGGTAAAGCCTCCTTTGTCACGTTGCAGGACGTGGGTGGCCGTATCCAGCTGTACGCGGCGCGTGACGATCTGCCGGAAGGCGTTTATAACGATCAGTTCAAAAAATGGGACCTCGGCGATATCATCGCCGCGCGCGGTAAGCTGTTTAAGACTAAAACCGGCGAGCTGTCCATTCACTGCACCGAACTGCGTCTGCTGACAAAAGCGCTGCGCCCGCTGCCGGATAAGTTCCACGGCCTGCAGGATCAGGAAGCGCGCTACCGTCAGCGCTATCTGGATCTCATTGCCAACGATGAATCCCGCAACACCTTTAAAATCCGCTCTCAAATCCTGGCCGGAATGCGTAAGTTCATGGTCGGCCGCGGCTTTATGGAAGTAGAAACGCCGATGATGCAGGTGATTCCGGGTGGCGCATCCGCACGTCCGTTCATCACCCACCACAACGCGCTGGATATGGACATGTACCTGCGTATCGCGCCGGAACTGTACCTGAAGCGTCTGGTGGTTGGCGGCTTCGAACGCGTCTTCGAAATCAACCGTAACTTCCGTAACGAAGGTATCTCCGTTCGTCATAACCCTGAGTTCACCATGATGGAACTCTATATGGCGTATGCGGACTACAAAGACCTGATCGAGCTGACCGAATCCCTGTTCCGCACCCTGGCGCAGGACGTTCTGGGTAAAACCGAAGTGCCTTATGGTGAACACACCTTCGACTTCGGCAAGCCGTTCGTGAAACTGACCATGCGCGAAGCTATCAAGAAATACCGCCCGGAAACCAACATGGCGGATCTGGATAACTTCGACGCGGCGAAAGCCATCGCAGAATCTATCGGCATTCACGTCGAGAAGAGCTGGGGTCTGGGGCGTATCGTGACCGAAATCTTTGACGAAGTGGCGGAAGCGCACCTGATTCAGCCGACCTTCATCACTGAGTATCCGGCTGAAGTGTCTCCGCTGGCGCGCCGTAACGACGTGAACCCGGAAATCACCGACCGCTTTGAATTCTTCATCGGCGGCCGTGAAATCGGTAACGGCTTCAGCGAGCTGAACGATGCGGAAGACCAGGCTCAGCGCTTCCTGGACCAGGTAAACGCGAAAGCCGCAGGCGATGACGAAGCAATGTTCTACGACGAAGACTACGTGACCGCGCTGGAACACGGTCTGCCGCCGACCGCTGGTCTGGGTATCGGTATCGACCGTATGGTTATGCTGTTCACCAACAGCCACACCATCCGTGACGTTATCCTGTTCCCGGCACTGCGTCCGGTGAAGTAA